Proteins encoded in a region of the Esox lucius isolate fEsoLuc1 chromosome 9, fEsoLuc1.pri, whole genome shotgun sequence genome:
- the LOC105005714 gene encoding calmodulin-regulated spectrin-associated protein 3 isoform X5: MTFVSDLLGWFEVQKPDFVKPLQPIDLTDASGLLDCTSPVSGNSNSGSPSFIFKQPFVPISSPMSPEGNMWTKKQISRPLSAVTFSIPFGLDSDVDVVMGNPVRSASSDSLTAGVPATMTSSGMKSSGMTRVPYSPPEDLSHLVSSSAPKHSSWGPHAHSHTPPLGELPTIEEALQVSHAPGGGKGGAERGGGGGKGERGGEKKAVKRPEPRLRPEGAPAGFFLHSPEDNLTQLSSSAPCHTGMLYRPIRVDGGEGKRPRGGDGEKGEMDDRGRRSSKGSRDDDSVLRDGSMDSSEASDDAPRNAPGNVRPAHGRQGNGSVNNTGGGSPRMTSFAERRDRRRQSGMPGEESVTNPATPALSGPNPGTPTLHASSNPGTPTLHASSNPGTPGRQASPGGRHPEPGTEAWELGVRLEEKRRAIEAQKRRIEAIFTRHRQRLGKTAFLQLKREQGEGGGEGEEDPIPLEERLTRMEEQLKEEEEKEEREKGKEKAEEGSSRLLPRLEKQVTFSVDTRKGAGNVEVPEQGGGAVLGECNEVVLKLTEALRSLQDDMQKLTRQQQQLMGQRTTPKTTPKTTPRTPPKTPNKCLTPTKSPTRTPTKSPTPTPTKSLSKAWMIPAGVKPSSPANNGSRKGHAHLSSTPPKTPMSSSCPAPRTKIHSSSSSAPRSPKHHPRTSHPHPRPSELKFPPSTRVLTPAQHVDSLPHLRRVSPSQCQVQTASSFRIGSPRTPKDPPPAPVPRPEESASDTGSGETPTQFSLELEELEGGGGGLPVFPQNKRGPPGGGGSSSGAPSECSFESETLSLSAAYCGGGMEAGGSGAGGRTGGEAGGKRCSLMEVSLSSLGGPEGGSDEPTDTEGQEFFSDSMSDHTEPTSGEPMEPSDSLEPIVEPRVTAVEPRVKMTQNTELLEHTMEPVEQTDLEGKGGLGFFFKEDVRCEDEMAQRRAALLERQQKRTEELKKRYENDRESRPRSAEELRGCLPHTPPTSCTPAPAAGVPSLTPPSTPGRRGDFTRREYAHRQQIRIMADLEKVLQQKHNNQGRGSIKKPRPRPQSVTREESQLSRSPAKGPMGSKLTKVYSHSSLNLAATTDDSGNMAPDQTAPDQTAPDQTAPDQTAPDQAAPDQAAPDQAAPDQAAPDQVAPDNNVPDKSITRPSNKPSQPDSPCRLMSPSRLVNQNGDKDWENESNGSSPSIPEYTGPKLFKEPSFKSNKYIIHNALSRCCLAGKVNETQKNKIMEEMEKSPANHFLILFRDSNCQFRAVYTMSPEADELVRLAGVGPRVISPALVESIYKYSSDRKQFSCIPSKTLSMSVDAFTLPGHLWHGKRPSTPKKSGTPK; encoded by the exons ATGACCTTCGTATCTGACCTGTTGGGATGGTTTGAGGTGCAGAAACCCGACTTTGTCAAGCCTTTGCAGCCAATTGACCTGACAG ATGCCTCAGGTTTATTGGACTGCACCAGTCCTGTCAGTGGAAACAGCAACAG CGGATCGCCTTCTTTTATCTTCAAACAGCCGTTTGTCCCAATATCCTCACCTATGTCACCTG AGGGAAACATGTGGACCAAGAAACAAATCAG TCGTCCTCTCTCGGCTGTGACCTTCAGTATTCCATTCGGTCTGGACAGTGACGTGGATGTCGTCATGGGCAACCCTGTGCGTTCCGCCAGCTCTGACAGCCTGACCGCCGGCGTCCCGGCCACGATGACCTCATCGGGCATGAAGTCATCGGGGATGACACGGGTTCCCTACAGCCCCCCCGAGGACCTGAGTCACCTTGTCAGCTCCTCTGCCCCGAAGCACTCCTCCTGGGGCCCACatgcgcactcacacacacctccccttgGCGAGCTGCCGACCATCGAGGAGGCCCTGCAGGTCAGCCATGCTCCTGGAGGAGGGAAAGGAGGagcagaaagaggaggaggaggagggaaaggagagCGGGGAGGGGAGAAAAAAGCAGTAAAGAGGCCAGAGCCCCGCCTGCGTCCGGAAGGTGCTCCCGCTGGTTTCTTCCTTCATTCTCCTGAAGACAACCTCACCCAGCTGAGCAGCTCCGCCCCCTGTCATACCGGAATGCTTTACCGGCCAATAAGAGTGGACGGGGGTGAGGGGAAGAGACCGAGAGGGGGAGAcggggagaagggagagatggatgatAGGGGGAGACGTTCCTCGAAGGGCTCAAGAGACGACGACTCGGTCCTCCGCGACGGGAGCATGGATTCCTCTGAAGCCTCCGACGACGCCCCTAGAAATGCCCCTGGCAACGTCCGCCCCGCCCATGGTCGTCAAGGAAACGGAAGCGTCAACAACACTGGTGGTGGCAGCCCGCGAATGACGAGTTTTGCGGAGCGCCGGGACAGACGCAGGCAATCCGGCATGCCGGGGGAGGAGTCCGTCACCAACCCCGCGACCCCTGCCCTCAGCGGCCCCAACCCAGGGACCCCCACCCTCCACGCCTCCTCCAACCCAGGGACCCCCACCCTCCACGCCTCCTCCAACCCGGGGACCCCTGGCCGCCAGGCCAGCCCAGGTGGGAGGCACCCTGAGCCGGGTACAGAGGCCTGGGAGCTGGGCGTTCGCCTGGAAGAGAAACGCAGAGCCATCGAGGCCCAGAAGAGACGCATAGAGGCCATATTCACCAGGCACAGGCAGAGGCTGGGCAAGACAGCCTTCCTGCAGCTGAAGAGAGAgcagggagaagggggaggggagggagaagaggaccCCATACCTCTGGAGGAGCGCCTCACACGCATGGAGGAGCAgctgaaagaggaggaggagaaggaggagagggagaaagggaaggagaaagcGGAAGAAGGGAGCTCCCGCCTCCTGCCACGGTTGGAGAAGCAGGTGACTTTCTCCGTGGATACGAGGAAAGGGGCGGGGAACGTGGAGGTTCCTGAGCAGGGTGGAGGGGCTGTCCTGGGGGAGTGCAACGAGGTGGTGCTGAAGCTGACGGAGGCTCTGAGGTCACTACAGGACGACATGCAGAAACTGACAcggcaacaacaacagctgatGGGTCAGAGGACCACACCCAAAACCACACCTAAAACCACACCCAGAACACCACCCAAGACGCCCAACAAATGTCTCACCCCGACCAAGAGTCCAACTCGGACCCCGACTAAAAGTCCCACCCCGACTCCGACCAAGAGCCTCAGTAAGGCCTGGATGATCCCCGCGGGTGTCAAACCCTCCTCCCCCGCTAACAACGGCTCCCGCAAAGGCCACGCCCACTTATCCTCCACTCCTCCCAAAACGCCTATGTCCTCCTCCTGCCCTGCCCCTCGCACCAAGATCcactcctcctcgtcctctgcCCCCCGTAGCCCCAAACACCACCCGCGGAcctcccacccccacccccgcccctCAGAGCTCAAGTTCCCCCCTTCGACCCGTGTTCTCACCCCCGCCCAGCACGTGGACTCCCTGCCCCACCTAAGACGGGTGTCCCCCAGCCAGTGTCAGGTGCAGACCGCCTCCTCCTTCCGTATCGGCAGCCCCCGGACCCCCAAGGACCCCCCGCCCGCCCCAGTGCCGCGGCCGGAGGAGAGTGCCTCGGACACGGGTTCTGGCGAGACACCCACCCAGTTCAGCCTggagctggaggagctggagggaggagggggaggcctGCCCGTGTTTCCCCAGAACAAGAGAGGTCCTCCTGGGGGAGGCGGCAGCAGCTCCGGTGCCCCCTCAGAGTGCTCCTTTGAGAGCGAGACGCTATCACTGTCAGCCGCGTACTGCGGAGGAGGAATGGAGGCTGGGGGAAGTGGAGCaggaggaagaacaggaggagaaGCAGGAGGAAAGCGCTGCAGTCTGATGGAGGTGTCGTTGTCATCCCTGGGAGGACCAGAGGGGGGCAGCGACGAGCCAACTGACACAGAAGGACAGGAGTTCTTCTCTGACTCCATGAGCGACCACACAGAACCAACTTCGGGAGAACCAATGGAACCTTCCGATTCTTTGGAACCCATAGTAGAACCCAGAGTAACTGCTGTGGAACCCAGAGTAAAAATGACACAGAACACAGAACTCTTGGAGCACACGATGGAACCCGTGGAGCAGACCGACCTGGAGGGAAAAGGGGGGTTGGGTTTCTTCTTCAAG gaggatGTGCGTTGTGAAGATGAGATGGCTCAGCGGAGAGCTGCTCTGTTGGAACGACAGCAGAAAAGAACAGAGGAACTGAAGAAAAGATATGAAAATGACAGAGAGAGCcg ACCACGATCTGCTGAGGAGCTGAGAGGCTGTCTCCCCCACACTCCTCCCACCTCCTGTACCCCTGCCCCTGCCGCTGGCgtcccctccctcactcccccaaGCACGCCTGGTCGTCGGGGTGATTTCACCCGGAGGGAATACGCCCATCGGCAGCAGATACGCATCATGGCCGATCTGGAGAAGGTGCTACAACAGAAGCACAACAATCAGGGACGGGGCTCCATAAAGAAGCCTCGCCCGCGACCTCAGAGTGTGACCCGTGAGGAGTCACAGCTGTCCCGCAGCCCGGCCAAGGGCCCTAtgg GTTCTAAGTTAACTAAGGTGTACTCTCATTCCTCTCTTAACTTGGCTGCTACGACTGATGATTCAGGAAACATGGCCCCGGACCAGACGGCCCCGGACCAGACGGCCCCGGACCAGACGGCCCCGGACCAGACGGCCCCGGACCAGGCGGCCCCCGACCAGGCGGCCCCCGACCAGGCGGCCCCCGACCAGGCGGCCCCGGACCAGGTAGCCCCTGACAACAATGTTCCTGACAAAAGCATCACTCGCCCAAGCAACAAACCAAG CCAACCCGATTCGCCCTGCCGTCTGATGTCACCAAGCCGGCTGGTCAATCAGAATGGGGATAAGGACTGGGAGAATGAATCCAATGGCTCCTCCCCATCCATCCCAGAATACACCG ggcCGAAACTGTTCAAAGAGCCGAGCTTCAAGTCTAATAAGTACATCATCCACAATGCGTTGTCTCGCTGCTGTCTGGCAGGGAAAGTCAACGAGACACAGAAGAACAAGATAATGGAG GAGATGGAAAAGAGTCCAGCCAACCACTTCCTGATTCTGTTCCGGGATTCCAACTGTCAGTTCCGAGCCGTCTACACCATGAGCCCCGAGGCCGACGAGCTGGTCCGGCTGGCGGGGGTGGGCCCGCGGGTCATAAGCCCCGCCCTCGTGGAGTCCATCTACAAGTACAGCTCTGACAGGAAACAGTTCAGCTGCATCCCGTCCAAGACCCTGTCGATGAGCGTGGACGCGTTCACCTTACCGGGTCACCTGTGGCACGGCAAGAGACCCAGCACGCCCAAGAAGTCCGGCACCCCGAAATGA